Genomic segment of Zingiber officinale cultivar Zhangliang chromosome 11B, Zo_v1.1, whole genome shotgun sequence:
TGTAGCAATTCCATAGATATATAGTGATGATGAGGAGGGGTCCGATCAACAGGATGGTCAAtgacatggtggaggtcaaagtcaaattgGTCAACGCTCTACCGATGGCCGATCGGACGACCCACTCGCCCGACCGGCTCGAAGGACAACTGAGTTGATATCAACTCGATGATTACCACAGCTCGGTCGCATACCGAACTTCTGACGCTCAGAACAAGATACACGTCGAGTGGCCAGCCCGCTCGGACTCGCGTTGAGGCTCAGAACCGGCGATCACTCTTAGATATAGCTCGGACAGTGGAGTGTTGGCCGAGCGGCCACCCCGCTTGGCCAAAGGGTCAGACCCGCCGAACTGTCACCCCGCTCTGCCAAAGGGTCAGACCCGCCGAACGACCACCCCGCTCGTCccactaacagacaaaaggaggatcagtcCATATTCTTGTGGGGGTTCGCACCACCAACAGACGACATGGTGGGCGGCATGGacaggcagaggatcgtacgccggaagcttccactgtcatgtcagggatatgtccgggtcattgaggtatggtgtcagggacGCTTTTCTGACATATCTTTTCAggatatgctttgaggagcgtgcgcatctcgagaagcgtgcacacactccccgggagtcctatataaagacccccaaaCTTCAACGGATGTATGTAtaatctctactgtagctacaaTTACCCTGTCATTTTACTTCCTCGTTTTTTCTACATCGCCAGtggttgacttgagcgtcgaagggtcatcGCCGGAGAACCCCTCTCCGGCTCGGCACTAATGTTGCTGTGGTCGCAGGTTTCACTGACGAGAAATCACCAACGATCAACAGGAGTACTACGTCCCAACATCcatcgcctcgactctcggaTAGGATCAGATAGATATAATTACATATCCTGGTGTTTAGCTAGTTCCTATCGTATATAAACACTAGTGATCATGTACATGGGTAATTGGCAAAGCACAGTGGAGTTAAAGCAGATGGATTTGATGTGGTAGCTAGGAATCCAACCCATGCATGATTGTATATGTACGATAGAAGGCAGTATTCAGTGCCTGCCTCACTTCATCACATGGCAACTGTGAATGTGATGACCACTGCATGCCCATGTGAGAGCCTGCAGAGCATTTATATCGCATGAATTAGTAGTATAGAGCCTACATTAAACCTTATTAATTAATACTTGAGGGGTCGTGATTAACTCCCCAAGCTGATAGTTTAGTTAATAGGCCCTCTTTAATTTGATTTGCATGGTTTGGTCTGCATGATCCAGATAAACTAGCAGATGACTTAAATCCAACCAAGTTAATTTCGTGGGGATATGGATTTCGATGGATCTCAACGTGGTAGTCTACTACTATGAGGTCAGATCTTTTGATCCAAAATTTTCTGGATCAAAAAAGTCCTGTTTATTCAttgattgaattaattagatccacctgttaaataaataaagtttAATTCATTCAACCAATAAATAAACAGGAGATGAAGGATGATCCAAAGATCCTGGACCAAGGATCCCCTACTACTATGCCCTCAAACACACATCACATGCTGGCCTTCATTGGCCAATGGTCCACCACTCATCATCAAGCTATTATAGCTCACGTGATGGTATCTACGTGCTGCCACCCAGCTCCGACATGTGGAGTTTCCCTTCCACGTCAGAATAAAATTAGATTAATTAGAATAACACAGAGATTCTAGCATTTATCATCATTTGCCCTCTCATGTACTTAACTTGTGATCTCTTTTAATTTGGTGCCTACTTCTCCATCAGTTTAAGGGTAGGGCTGGCCCTTTCATCTCTTATAAAGCTCTCGTCAGACCCGATCTTCCCCCTTCGTCTTCTTCCAGGACACTTAATTCACCATTTTGGTCACCGTTTGCTATTGCTAAAGGCCAAGATGTCTGGCAGAAGGTCCAGGATCTCAGAGGAAGAGATCAACGAGCTCATTTCCAAGCTTCAGATTCTTCTTCCGGACAACTACCATCATCGTCATCGAGGCTCAAGCAGAGTAAGTATATCGATAAAGATGGAGACACACACACACATGCACAATGGCAAATGCAACTTACATGCAAATATTAATAATTAACTGTAAAAGAGAAGAATGTCATGAGACTTACTTCCATTTTTGCTGCTAATGCAGGCTTCGGCAGCTACCCTCCTGAAAGAGACCTGCAACTACATCAAAAGCCTCCACAAGGAAGTCAGTGAACTCAGTGGTCAGCTCTCTGAACTGATGGCGGCGACAGACTTCAACGGTGCCCAGGCAGAGGTCCTGCAGAGCATCTTCCGTTCCTGAAGAACCATAGTCAATTATTAATTAGGCCAGCGTCTAGCTACTAGCATAAGGTCTTCAACAGATTAACATCTTTTTACCACGAAGATTGCAATATAGCTAGTAAAACTATGTAATGTAGTAGCTAGTACTGGCAATATCATTATTAATGTTACAATTTCTTGAGGTCTCAGTCTGGCTCGAGTTGATTGGAGTATAGACAACCAGACAGAACACTATATTTAGAATTAAGCAATTCTTCTCACAGCCTTGTTTTACTGGCTTTATATAATCTTATGGTACGGTGATTGATTAATAAAGTAAAGCTATTTTTCAATAATATAACCTATTCCTTCTGAACTGACACCCAATCAACTGTTCGGTATATATACGAATAAGGCAAAAAGAGGTTTTGACGGCCACCCATGTCAATTGTGTAACTAATCACGTAATAAACAGTTGTGTGGCAATTCCATTCAACAGTAGTATTGCCAAGTTGAATAAAGAATTATATAAATGGAAACAAATGGCAAACTGATGAACTTCTAGATACATGCTAAAGAAAAGAATCATTAATTCAAACAGCATAGGATTGTTAACACCCAAAAGACGCAAGTATCATAAAAGAACACCGTAATTATTCCCTACTGTTTCTTGGGATACTAACTTTGGTTTCTTGCGCAAGTCTCTAGGTTCCTGACCTGCAACTATTGTTTATCTCATTCATGAGGAAAATACAAGAGAACGCACTGGGGTCCAGTAGATCTATATATCCACCGTGAGATTGAATTCTATTCCTATTTTTTGAAGGCTCCCGAAGCTAGATGTGagctataattaattttttttaggttTGTAAGCTACCATTATtttgcatatttagttttgaCAAGTAAGCTATCAAAACTAAATATGGAAAATAATGATAGCTGACAAACTTGAGAGAAACACAAATAAATTGAGCCAGCCAAATCTTTCACCAGATATACTAATGTTCACATCTAGGTGAGGACAAAATGCCAATACATTGCAGCTCTTGTCATAGTAGGTATAGTGTCCTTAACATATGCTTATCGTACCTCGAAATCAATCACACCTAAAGAAATCTTAGAATGGTCGGCACCTCCCTAGCTAGCCACCTACTTACAATGACCCTTATGATCTCTCACCATTCCGTTGGCGGACCGCATCATCCTATGGTTGAAATTTGTCTATATAACGTAATTAACCAAGAAAAGTAATTTActataaggaaaaaaaaatgaaacgaaTAATCAAGAGGAAAATGAAAGTCAAGGTCATAGGATGAATCTGTTCCAAAAAATTGatatacattttcactcagaagagaaattaaatttaataagATGGTGGTAGTACGACATATAAGCAGAGAAAATAGACGAGTAGacttaaagaaaaggaaaaaaacaatACAACAATAAATGAAAGTGACTATGCAAGAGTATTCataaagtgcaaaaattaaaAAAGTACATTTAAGTCAAAGAGCAGAAGGAAATTTATTGGTAAAATACCTTGTCTACTATCCGTTCATTACCCTGATCCAAGTGGATGCCATGTGGCATACTCATCCTGAATTTTTAAGTAGTAACCAAAGCTTTAAACAAATTACTACCTGCACAGCGAAACGAAATATTATCATAATACTTTTAGAAGGCTACAGAAAGATGCATGGCATTGATCGCATTTGCATCGTGACAAAAATGATATCAGACAACATGATATCTGACTAATAATTACAAAAAACATAGAGACAGTTTTGACATCTACTATTCATGGGGTGGTATCTTGGGGAAAAAAATGCAAATGTAGTGGCATGGTAGGCATGGAATCCACATTTCTCTGAAGCATTAATGAAACATGCTTTTAACTGATGCTCAAATAACCAAATCAAGAATATTGTAAATCGCAACATGGTTTACTGACTTAAATATGTTCAATGCCTTTGGTTAGCTTGAGTCATGGACCATCATTGTACAGGACAGCAATACAATTGGTTTCCAGCATATTGGTCTTCGTTGTATGTATCAACCTGGCTTCTGTTGGCTACATTACACATCCTGTTATGGATGCCCCCATGGGCTTAGTTGAGTTGGTAAGTGGTAGGTTGATTGCCACATGAGGTTTTGGGGTCAAATCTCGGGACTGGCTGTGCGTAAATCCCTGCAACCCGTGTAAACTCATCCCACCTGTCACTTGTCTTCTTAGTCAcgatgatttacctcctctgtgttaatCCTAGGACGGACTGGCGGGGGCCCTGGaagcgagcgtattcgccttttgccaccatgggCCACTCCCAGCACTTTCTTCATCTCTCCTTCATCCCAAAATCTGAAAATAAGAAACACCTGAAGGCAATGATAACATGATCAGCTAGGAGTCAAAATAGCATATCAAATTTTTAGAAGTTAGCCGAAAATGAAAGCTAATAAGAATTTACCACAGCTTTAAAGCTATCATCACTAATGTTCTCCAAATTCTTCATCTCAATAGACCAAAGAGTATGATTGTCGGAAAGTTCTCAACCTTCagatgattttttttcctttgacaACATGCTTCCAACTTGGTATTCAAAATGAAGATAAATCACTAATGTTCAAGAAATGCtaaaaaatctaaatatttatGATCGTCAGatagttattttttaatttacaagGAAGATTAAATCACATTGAAAAGCTAAAAGACCTAAACTGAAAGTTCTTTTTAAATTTGCAAGGAATATTTATGATTCAAACTGTTGAAGTTTGAAGCTAACTGTTGAAGTTTGCAAAGAATTCACCACAGCTCTAAAGCTAACTgttgaagtttttgaaaaaaaaaaacgatATGAACGTTCTAGGTAATTCAAACTCATGGTCTTACAACGCTGTAGAAAAGTCAACTGATGGCATATATTTTCAGTAGTAAAAGTCAATTTTCAATTGGTCTTACAACGCTGTAGAAAAGATTTGTTATTTCTAAAACGAAGTGAACAGTGTAATGCATAGTTAGGACAGTATGATTAGCTGAATGACTGCAGTTGGAAAGATCTATACTTCTTAGCATGAGCATACTGAGACTAATAATGAAGTCCAACCTAATGAATAATACTCCATCACAACCATTTGTTTGATCATAAGATAAACATATGGATTTCATAACTAAATTGACCTGTTACTGAAGAATAAGGGTATTATAAAGATCACCCACTATGGAAATAGTCCAGCATCAATGGAATGCTTCACCTTATTCTATGAAAAACTAACTCATTGCCCTTTTTTTTCCCAAATACAACATTTCACGCCTCATGTACTCGTATACAGCAAAGTTAGATGTTAGTAGCATCAGGAGCTCACCGAAAAACACTCTCCTGTCAGCTGTTAGCTTGTCTTGCATAACTTCAACAAACCGTAACATTGCTTTCATTCAGAAACAAACAAGAACCACCATTTTGTGAATACAGAGTGATATAGAGTAGCCTAGCAACTGATGCAAGTAGGACAGCCTTAGAAGATAAATTGGGTGGCGAAAAGTAAGATTCCATGTGTACGGTTGTTATGGAATCCTGAAACACTGCCAAAAAGTTCAGTGCAAATTGTAAACAATTTGCAAGCCAGAAAGATGTTTTGACTAGTTTGACTCAATTTTCTTTCACTAGTTGATTCAGAGGAAAATGAAATCACAACCTCCAAGATGTCAAATCAAAAAGCTCGATAATTGAACACACAACGAGAATTATTTCAGTAGCCATAGCCAGGAGTAGTGTAGGCGGTATAGGCCCAGTAGGATAAGAAGAAATAGAGGATGTTAAAGAGGATTTTTTTTTCCATGGAAATCATAAGAGACGATTTTCCACTGTTATTTAGTTGCAAGATTTTACATGACGACAAGACATATTGAACTACTCAATGTCAAGTGGACTCATCCCTAGCCCCTGAAAAACACTGCCTTCCTTGACCATCCAATCTATCCATTCTCCGCTAATTTAACATCAACTTGAAAGAAATTGGCAGATTCTACATCTTGAACGCATTTAACAAATCAAATAAGATAAACTTATACATCTTCATACTACACTATATAGAAATATTCACGGAATGCTCTTCAGTTATGATCTAATGTTGACAAACACACGAATGTTTTCATTCTCttttaatcataaaaaaaaaaaagcatagaAACGTCGGGATTTTCCGCGTGAAAACAAAGGCAAACAGATCGACAACAACTAAGAAAATGCAACGTGAGTTTGCGATCCTTTCGTTCAAAAACAAGATGGGGAAAAAAATCTCACCTTCGCCTGGGAAAAAAAAACTTGTCAAACCAAAAAAGGGCTCTGATGATTCATTGTTTCATAACCACTGATATGAAATTGCAAGCCCACATTGTCAAACGAAGAGAATAGCAACGATATTTGAGGAATACGCAAGATGAAACCGCCGCCTAATAAGGTCGAATCGGCGTCCAGAAACCGCAGAACATCCAAAAAAACAACCATCCAAAACCTGCATTGGAGAGCCGAATCCATCGCTGCTGACTTCTTTATGCGATTCATCAAGCTCTGTACTTTGATAATCTGACAACAGACAGCCACAGGAACCGAAAAAGGCCCTAGCCCAGTGGCGGAGTCATCCTGTTCAAACCCGGTGGTCGTTCGGCTCGGCACAACGAGGGGTGGCGCGCAAGGAATCGCCACCGAGATGCTTCATCCTCCATGAAAGGACTGCATCGGATCACCAAGCCCATCTTCTGAGAGGGCAACCAATCACCCATGTGCTCTCAACCAAACCGGATTCGTGAGACCAGCATAGAGTTCACGGCTTGGGCTAAACCCGAGTTAAGCTCAATCAGACttggaaaaaaaagagaaaaattgcTATCTACCATCTGATAAGTACTAGAGCAACTGAATATTTGGGCTGAATGAGGCGTTGGGTCGGAGTGGCAATGAGTCGAAGCGTCCGAAAGGCAGAATTGATCGGACACAAACTGAATATCCAATCAGGGAGCATGCGGTTGTAGCAGCTCGAAAGCCAGAACATGACAGTGGCTCAAAAGCCGGACAACTCGAAGGACAAAATATAACAGTGGCTCGAAGGTCAGAACACAATAATACAATAGTAAACAGAGAAACATAGGCGAAGAGTTCGGATCTTAAGCAGGACGCTAGCCAGTTGGAAATGCAATGAGAGAGAGGTTGTCCCAAGGGCAACGATGTCACCTGGAGTTGGTGTGccggcaatcaacagtggcaatggaggaagaagagTCCCAGCAGATCTGATGATCCGACTTTGTTGGCGGAGATCAAGGCGGCTACAACTAGGTTTGATCATTTAGTGTTACATTTATTAATCTATTCAAGTGGACCATCGATTAAGTTAGAACACTTGACGCGGCTAGATTGAAACACGATTAAATTAGAGCATTCGATGTTTGATGAATCTAGAAGAAATAGCTAAGTTGATAAATTTGTATCAGTGGAATGGTTAAGTCATATCTATGGCAAATAACCTCTCACTTTAGGATttaatttacctcccttcatgGCTCACCGTGAGACTCACAATGAAAGACGTTTGATTATCACGTTTTGTGTCAATATGGACTTACGTTGCTGACCTACCCTTTGGTCAATATCAGCATATCACCGCAACAATAAAATTCATGGTTCATTTTTGAAGTTCATTTCATATTTTTCTTGGGCATATATCACTGTCATCTTTGTGTCGCCAATTAAGATGGCTGACTACACTAATTGTGGCAAAGTCTTCTGCCGGGCATTGATAACATCTTTGACTCTATCAAATTCTTGAATTCCTCGTACGTTATATCTCACTGTCACAATTTAGTCAGCcagtatttaaatatatttttatttttaaaaataaaaaattattctaaaatctctttaaatatttttattatatcatATCTATAAAGACCTAAAATTATTTAGTCGGAACACTATAATATAAAAAACACTAAGAAAGATGATCACTTCTTAAAATATCTCATATATATAGGTGGGAACAGATGAAGGGATTAGATTTATCCTGATTGTAACAAAAATAACAATATAGTCTATGATCCGATGGTAAGAAAGGGGGGCCCGCCCGGAGGATGGTCAACGGCCCTGTGGCGGTCGTAGTCAACGTTAACCTATCTGAGCGATCGGCGCGGATAGCGCCCGAGTCGGCGCTTTGACAGCTCGGTCGTTATGCCGAGCTTTCGACGCTCACAAGCCATGCAGGACTCCTCTTGTTCAGAAGACCGCGCCAGTCGCCCTCAGCCGAGCGGACGACCCGCTCGGCTCAGCCACGATGTCCACCGAACTACCGGGTGACCGACGGGCCGAGCGTCTCTTCCTTTCAGTCCAGTACATGTTCCTCCCCGGACGGCAGTGAGTCCAAGCATCTCTCTCGTTCAGACTAGTAGCAGACAAAAGGTGCAGAAGAAGATGAAGGGGACAGCTTGTGATATACTTCTCGAGACAtgtgccgccgacaaacagcatggttggcggccgagccggacagagaatcgtacggtggaagtttccactgtcaagacagagatatgctcggacggttgcggtatgaCGCCAGACGTACTTTTCTAACACATACATTTTGAGGTATGTCTTGGGAAGCGCGCACACCTCGAGAAGCGTACACGCGCCTCCCAGGGGTCTTATATAAATACCccaggcttcgacggaggtatgcattctcatctactgtagctaGTCTTCACGCTCGTTATTCTGCCTCAATCTCTTCTCGGCagagctgacttgagcgtcggagggtcgtctccggaaccccttcccagctcaGTTTTGTGTTTGCAGGTTCTCACCGGAGGCTCACACCAGTCAAAGGTTCATACGCCGTCGacaagagcgccacgtccccaatgTCTATCGACTCAGCgcccggacaggatcaaattggcgccgtctgtgggaacacacctgaatccagAGCCGAggcgatggaagaagctggacgtcaacatACTGTGACGCTCTCCCAAGAAGAGCTCGACGACAACCCAGAATTCACCGAGGGttggtcggcccaaaatgacgttgtacacCGAGGGTGCGTCCACTACGATGAAGTTAGTGGTACGCGTCCTTCTAAGCGGCTCTTCACCGAATCTGGTCGACCGGCTGAACCTCGTTACCGGTGAATCCGAACAGGGGCGTTGTCATAGGCAGCAGCTCATCCCTGTCGATCTGAAGCTGGTCGAACGttctcttgaagatgatgttgaccgagctccctgtgtcaataaagatgcgatgaatagtgtagtttgaTATTATCTCTCTGATAATGAGGGCGTCGTCATGAGGCATTTCAACTCCGTCGAGGTCACTAGGGTCAAAGCTGATCTCGGGACCGTTCGCCTTCTCTCGACTGCATCCTACGGCATGAATCTCCAACCGTCGAGCGTACGACTTGcaggctcggttggagtctccgctggttggccctccagcgatgatgttgatttccccccgagcggtgttgcttctattttcttcctcccgagcagacGATCTAGCTCGCTCTTGGGAGGCTCAGGGGTTGCTTCTTGGTTGGTGCGGATGTTGCTGCTCGGATGACTGTCTGGCTGTTCGCCGTCCGACATTTTGGTGATTATGATGCCGGTCAGGCGAAGGCGATCGGCGGCGATAGTTCCTTGGCTTAGTGACCGGGGCAAGACTCCGACAGTTGCGGGTGCAACAGTACGATGCgagtaacgccgagcggaggcagtTGGAGTTGGACATGGTAGATGAGgcgcgagccaaggcatccgtccggctAATGGCGTATCGGCAAAGAATGAAGTAGAATTACAACAGGCAAGTGATTCTCAGGGCATTCCAAGTAGGCGACTTTGTATGAAaaaaggtgaagccggtcggagATGTGAGCAAGCTGGAGGCATCTTGGGTTGGGCCCTTCAAGGTCATctagaagctccgatcgggcgccTATTACCTCGAGAATGAAGATGGACGGTAGCTAAAACGACCATAGAGCGCTAAACATCTCCAACCGTACCGAGTTAGATGAAAGGTGTGCCCATGTAATTCGTGTTATGTATTTTCCATTCCTTGGTTCCCTTTGAATGCAGGAATGAtatcaaaaagaaaagaatacgCCGAACGGTTACGCCCCATGAAAAACGTCGaacggcaacgttaaactctaggatCGAAGCGgcaaccataaatatcccgctcggaagaccgtcgagcggcgacgttaaactctggagtcgaaccggcgactataaaccccccggcctgaagaccgtcgagcggcgacgttaaactttagggtcgaagcggcgaccataaatattccgctcggaagaccgtcgagcggtgacgttaaactctagagtcgaaccggcgactataaatcccccggtctgaagaccgtcgaacggcgacgttaaactctggagtcgaaccggcgactataaatcccccggcctgaagaccgtcgagcggtgacgttaaactctagggtcgaagcggcgaccataaatatcccgctcggaagaccgtcgagcgccgacgttaaactctaggatcgaagcggcgaccataaatatccagctcggaagaccgtcgagcggcgacgttaaactctggaGTCGAACCGGGGACTATCAACCCCCCAGCCAGAAGCCCGTTGGGCGGCGACGataaaac
This window contains:
- the LOC122033329 gene encoding transcription factor ILI5-like, whose translation is MSGRRSRISEEEINELISKLQILLPDNYHHRHRGSSRASAATLLKETCNYIKSLHKEVSELSGQLSELMAATDFNGAQAEVLQSIFRS